One Gemmatimonadota bacterium genomic region harbors:
- a CDS encoding DUF1697 domain-containing protein, with translation MPRYVAFLRGVMPTNCRMAELRAAFEAGGFAKVKTVLASGNVVFDARTAPVATLERKVEAAVFAGLGRTFETFVRPHDVLQAVLERDPFAPFRLPADAKRVVTFLRTPPVVPKLPVVLNEARIVAVEGCEVFTTYQRGAETPDFMKLIEQAFGKQQTTRTWDTVRKCTLA, from the coding sequence ATGCCACGTTATGTCGCCTTCCTTCGCGGCGTCATGCCAACCAACTGTCGCATGGCGGAACTGCGCGCGGCCTTCGAAGCGGGCGGCTTCGCGAAGGTGAAGACCGTGTTGGCCAGCGGCAACGTCGTCTTCGACGCGCGCACGGCGCCAGTCGCGACGCTCGAACGGAAGGTCGAGGCCGCCGTCTTCGCCGGGCTCGGTCGCACCTTCGAGACGTTCGTCCGCCCACACGATGTCCTTCAAGCAGTGCTGGAGCGGGATCCCTTCGCCCCGTTTCGGCTGCCCGCCGATGCCAAGCGGGTGGTGACATTCCTGCGGACACCACCCGTCGTGCCGAAGCTCCCGGTCGTGCTCAACGAGGCGCGGATCGTGGCCGTGGAGGGATGTGAGGTCTTCACCACCTACCAACGCGGTGCGGAGACTCCGGACTTCATGAAGTTGATTGAGCAGGCGTTCGGCAAGCAGCAGACCACGCGTACCTGGGACACC
- a CDS encoding GTP-binding protein, with amino-acid sequence MAVPLLLIVGYLGAGKTTLLQRVIPLLGAEGVRPRVILNDYQDARVDAARLAALDALVTPISGDCICCGSREELLESLAGLVIDADTAVLIEANGTSDAAELHDVLALDPRLSALSRPIQVTVIDARRWQKRWFDKTLEREQVTTASHVWMNWAEELAPRRLASVEASLVEVNPLARRTTPEALTIELSSLVRQPTPTRIVRAGASSPSAHHDPHRHHFASVGVELPAVVERSALTSRVLALGPGLRRAKGVIGLADAPGAQWAWSYVAGDDALRFEALPLAGFATVAVFIGINLDEAALTALVEALRSDATAVRVTP; translated from the coding sequence GTGGCTGTCCCCCTCCTGCTGATCGTCGGCTACCTGGGCGCCGGCAAGACCACGTTGCTGCAGCGTGTGATCCCCCTCCTTGGGGCAGAGGGGGTGCGCCCGCGCGTCATCCTCAATGACTACCAGGACGCACGGGTGGACGCCGCGCGACTCGCGGCACTCGATGCCCTGGTGACCCCGATCAGTGGCGACTGCATCTGCTGTGGCTCGCGGGAAGAGCTGTTGGAATCGCTCGCCGGACTGGTGATCGACGCTGACACGGCCGTGCTGATCGAGGCCAACGGGACGAGCGATGCGGCGGAGCTGCACGATGTCCTTGCCCTGGACCCGCGACTTTCTGCCTTGTCCCGTCCGATCCAGGTCACCGTGATCGACGCCCGACGGTGGCAGAAGCGATGGTTCGACAAGACGCTGGAACGCGAACAGGTGACCACGGCATCACATGTCTGGATGAACTGGGCGGAGGAACTCGCGCCGCGTCGGCTCGCCAGCGTCGAGGCATCGCTCGTGGAGGTGAACCCCCTCGCCCGACGTACGACCCCCGAGGCGCTCACCATCGAGCTGTCGTCCCTCGTGCGCCAACCAACACCGACACGCATTGTGCGGGCCGGCGCATCCTCCCCGTCCGCCCACCACGATCCCCACCGTCATCACTTCGCCTCGGTTGGTGTTGAGCTGCCGGCGGTCGTCGAACGCTCGGCGCTCACCAGCCGCGTACTCGCCCTCGGCCCCGGGCTGCGGCGCGCGAAGGGAGTCATTGGACTTGCGGATGCTCCCGGCGCCCAGTGGGCGTGGAGTTATGTCGCCGGGGACGACGCCCTCCGCTTTGAGGCACTCCCCCTCGCCGGCTTCGCGACGGTCGCCGTGTTCATCGGGATCAACCTCGATGAGGCGGCGCTGACGGCGCTGGTTGAGGCCCTGCGGTCCGATGCGACAGCGGTGCGCGTCACGCCATAG
- a CDS encoding glycoside hydrolase family 95 protein gives MHGLLLLVLAQPAPPEPVIWFRQPAKTWNEALPVGNGRLGAMVFGHPGREHIQLNEETLWSGGPYDPVVRGASAALPEIRRLLFAGDVAAAHDLFGRTMMGRPIEQMKYQSLGDLWLDVPGHDSVTNYRRELDLDQAVARVSYTVAGVRYLREVFVSAVDQVVVVRLSADRPGMITLAAELRGTRNPTHSNYGTDYFQMDAVGPRTLRLTGKSTDYLGVAGQLRYQADLEAKVDGGTVRADRRRLMVQGADVVTLVLAAATSFVDYRTVTANAGERVAATVGAAMRRSWPALHADHVREHQQWFRRVQLSLGPPDAQLDTLPTDARIARFATSPDPGLAALYYQFGRYLLITSSRPGTEPANLQGIWNDNPNPWWDSKYTVNINLPMNYWLAETANLAELVGPLEKLVREVAEAGAVTAREHWGARGWVLHQNTDLWRSTTPMDGPSWGAWPVGGAWLMTNLMERYQFAPDTATLRRLYPLLRGQVRFLLDVLVPEPTRGWLVTAPSNSPENFPAFPGNGEFFDETTGLVLTARTMAVGPTMDMQIIREVLTQFGEAARVLHMDSAMVTEALAARGRLAPNQVGKHGQLQEWLEDWDEIEPEHRHLSHLWGLYPGREITPEGTPALARAAAVSLDRRGTGGCGWSYAWKMGLRARLYDGNAAHDQFRALLGRSSVSNFFSLCGRALQVDGNLGATAAMAEMLVQSHGAVLHLLPALPSDWAQGTVTGLRARGGFTIDLSWRAAKVTEARLVATRAGEVVVQAPGLERVSASGRAVRVRRVGPATLAFEASPGVTYVLR, from the coding sequence GTGCACGGATTGCTGTTGCTTGTGCTGGCCCAGCCAGCGCCCCCGGAGCCGGTCATCTGGTTTCGGCAGCCTGCCAAGACGTGGAACGAGGCGTTGCCCGTCGGCAACGGCCGGCTTGGGGCAATGGTGTTCGGGCACCCCGGGCGAGAACACATACAGCTCAACGAGGAGACGCTCTGGTCTGGCGGTCCGTATGATCCGGTCGTCCGCGGGGCATCTGCCGCCCTTCCCGAGATTCGCCGCTTGCTCTTCGCGGGTGACGTGGCTGCGGCGCACGACCTGTTCGGACGCACCATGATGGGCCGTCCCATCGAACAGATGAAGTACCAGTCGCTGGGCGACCTGTGGCTCGATGTGCCCGGGCACGACAGCGTCACAAACTATCGACGGGAACTCGACCTCGATCAGGCGGTAGCTCGCGTCTCATACACGGTCGCGGGGGTGCGCTACCTGCGGGAAGTGTTTGTGAGCGCGGTCGACCAGGTGGTGGTGGTGCGCCTCAGTGCGGATCGACCCGGGATGATCACCCTGGCGGCCGAGTTGCGCGGCACGCGGAACCCCACGCACTCGAACTACGGTACCGACTACTTCCAGATGGACGCGGTAGGCCCACGCACGCTGCGCCTCACGGGCAAGAGCACGGACTACCTCGGCGTAGCCGGCCAGCTGCGTTACCAGGCCGATCTCGAGGCCAAGGTCGATGGTGGCACGGTGCGGGCTGATCGTCGCCGACTCATGGTCCAGGGGGCCGACGTCGTGACGTTGGTGCTCGCCGCCGCGACGAGTTTCGTGGACTACCGCACGGTGACGGCCAACGCGGGGGAGCGGGTCGCGGCCACGGTAGGCGCCGCCATGCGGCGCTCCTGGCCGGCCCTGCACGCCGACCACGTGCGCGAACACCAACAGTGGTTTCGGCGGGTCCAGCTGTCGTTGGGGCCGCCCGACGCCCAGCTGGACACGCTCCCCACCGACGCGCGCATCGCGCGGTTTGCCACCTCGCCGGACCCCGGCCTGGCGGCGCTGTACTACCAGTTCGGCCGCTACCTGTTAATCACCAGCTCTCGCCCCGGGACGGAGCCGGCCAACCTGCAGGGGATCTGGAACGACAACCCCAACCCGTGGTGGGACTCGAAGTACACGGTCAACATCAACCTCCCGATGAACTACTGGCTGGCCGAGACGGCCAACCTCGCCGAGTTGGTCGGGCCGCTGGAGAAGCTGGTCCGCGAGGTCGCGGAGGCTGGCGCGGTCACGGCACGCGAGCACTGGGGTGCGCGCGGCTGGGTGCTGCACCAGAACACCGATCTCTGGCGCTCCACGACCCCGATGGACGGCCCGTCCTGGGGCGCGTGGCCCGTCGGCGGGGCCTGGCTGATGACAAACCTGATGGAGCGCTACCAATTTGCCCCGGACACCGCCACCCTGCGGCGGCTCTATCCGCTGCTGCGCGGCCAGGTGCGCTTTCTGCTCGACGTCCTGGTGCCGGAGCCCACGCGTGGGTGGCTGGTGACGGCGCCGTCGAACTCCCCCGAGAACTTCCCGGCCTTTCCCGGAAACGGCGAGTTCTTCGACGAGACGACGGGACTCGTCCTCACGGCGCGCACCATGGCGGTCGGTCCCACCATGGATATGCAGATCATTCGCGAAGTGCTGACGCAGTTCGGCGAGGCGGCGCGAGTGCTTCACATGGACAGCGCGATGGTGACCGAGGCACTGGCCGCCCGCGGGAGGCTGGCGCCCAACCAGGTCGGCAAGCACGGACAGCTGCAAGAGTGGCTGGAGGACTGGGACGAGATCGAGCCAGAGCATCGCCACCTGTCGCACCTCTGGGGGCTCTATCCCGGGCGCGAGATCACTCCCGAAGGCACGCCGGCGTTGGCTCGCGCCGCTGCGGTCTCCCTCGACCGGCGTGGCACGGGCGGTTGCGGATGGTCCTACGCATGGAAGATGGGGCTGCGGGCGCGTCTCTACGACGGCAACGCGGCACATGACCAGTTCCGCGCCCTGCTGGGGCGATCGTCCGTCTCCAACTTCTTCTCGTTGTGCGGCCGCGCGCTGCAGGTGGACGGCAACCTGGGCGCGACGGCCGCGATGGCCGAGATGCTCGTCCAGTCGCACGGGGCGGTGCTGCACCTGTTGCCGGCGCTTCCATCCGATTGGGCTCAGGGAACGGTGACCGGTCTCCGGGCCCGGGGCGGGTTTACGATCGACCTCTCGTGGCGCGCGGCCAAGGTCACCGAGGCACGGCTGGTCGCCACGCGCGCGGGCGAGGTGGTGGTGCAGGCACCCGGGCTGGAGCGGGTGAGCGCGTCGGGTCGCGCGGTGCGCGTCCGCAGGGTGGGGCCGGCGACTCTCGCCTTTGAGGCCAGCCCCGGGGTGACGTACGTGCTGCGATGA
- a CDS encoding OmpA family protein, giving the protein MPQHHRRAVALVLAVACLAPIACRKKPEAAPAPAPAPSQPAPSSSGTSQPAPTTPPPAAPAGPSAAALAEARATLEGAVYFLYDQDGLTDEARASLDAKLAVLVANADVQVRVTGHADDRGSDEYNLALGQRRAASVKRYFMDRGIADSRLSVVSMGEEQPECTSGEESCWQRNRRATFVVTSGNISAVPRR; this is encoded by the coding sequence ATGCCGCAGCATCACCGTCGCGCTGTTGCGCTCGTCCTCGCCGTTGCCTGCCTGGCCCCCATCGCCTGCCGCAAGAAGCCTGAGGCGGCGCCAGCCCCCGCTCCGGCCCCATCGCAGCCAGCCCCGTCGTCCAGCGGGACCAGCCAGCCGGCGCCCACCACACCGCCACCCGCAGCACCCGCCGGCCCGTCGGCCGCTGCGCTCGCGGAGGCCCGCGCCACCCTGGAGGGGGCCGTCTACTTCCTGTACGATCAGGATGGACTGACCGACGAGGCGCGTGCCTCCCTCGACGCCAAGCTCGCCGTCCTCGTGGCGAATGCCGACGTGCAGGTGCGTGTGACCGGCCACGCCGATGATCGCGGCTCCGATGAATACAACCTCGCCCTCGGCCAGCGCCGCGCGGCCAGCGTCAAGCGCTACTTCATGGATCGGGGAATCGCCGACTCTCGCCTCTCCGTGGTCTCCATGGGTGAGGAGCAACCGGAGTGCACCTCGGGTGAAGAGTCGTGCTGGCAGCGCAACCGCCGCGCGACCTTCGTGGTCACCTCCGGCAACATCTCCGCCGTTCCGCGTCGGTAG
- a CDS encoding fused MFS/spermidine synthase codes for MTTAPWPAVRVRATLTLFAGLTFTNAALLFVVQPMFTKMVLPLLGGTAAVWNTCLLFFQAALLLGYCYAHMGSRLLDPTRQGLLHLVLLALALLVLPISIPEWLPPPSDARPVWWLLAVLAASLGLPFTLLAAGAPMFQRWFASTAHPGAGNPYVLYVASNLGSFAALLAYPLLVEPRWRLGEQGTAWRTGYLVLVALVGAAWWITRRWSAVATPSVAPVVAPAPTRALRVRWVLLSAVPSSLLLGVTTFISTDVAAVPLLWVVPLSLYLLTFTLVFGERPLLGREFMSGFHLFVGIALLVVVGMTPTKLHAAHVILHLLGFFGAAMVCHRQLADVRPHPAHLTEYYLWMSLGGVIGGAFNVLVAPVLYQRVIEYPLMLLVAFALRPGYGVYDRSRRAWLLDLVLPALVFGGMVASFQLRVPVEGRWPMILMWSVFTVAGLAVAAMFRRPLRLALGAAALFLAIEQRNAGNVERVITQERSFFGVYKVTRWEHYLMLTSGTTTHGAQDLVTSGKRTPLTYYTRQGPLGDIFSELTDSTQARRVGLVGLGTGTTACYARPGEPWTYFEIDPTVVQLATSGRVFTYVKECAPGVRIVLGDARRSLAAEPDRAYDLLVFDAFSSDAIPVHLMTREAVQLYRTKLQPYAAMAFHVSNRYLHLEPVLAAIAMDEGLVAVARDDAPDEEARAALHYGSRWVVLAPDSGTVRSLINDRGWRPAEPRSGVSAWTDDYSNIVRLLKKE; via the coding sequence ATGACGACCGCTCCCTGGCCCGCCGTGCGCGTGAGGGCTACCCTGACCTTGTTCGCCGGTCTCACCTTCACGAACGCGGCGCTGCTGTTTGTCGTGCAGCCGATGTTCACGAAGATGGTGCTGCCGCTGCTTGGCGGAACGGCGGCGGTCTGGAACACCTGCCTCCTCTTCTTTCAGGCGGCGCTGCTGCTGGGGTACTGCTACGCGCACATGGGGAGCCGCCTGCTGGACCCAACCCGGCAGGGGCTGCTCCACCTCGTCCTGCTGGCCCTGGCCCTGCTGGTACTCCCCATCTCGATCCCCGAGTGGCTGCCCCCCCCAAGTGACGCCCGGCCGGTCTGGTGGCTGCTCGCGGTGCTTGCGGCTTCGTTAGGCCTGCCGTTCACCCTGCTCGCGGCCGGTGCCCCCATGTTCCAGCGGTGGTTCGCGTCGACCGCGCACCCGGGAGCGGGCAACCCCTATGTGCTGTACGTGGCGAGCAATCTCGGCTCGTTTGCCGCCTTGCTCGCCTATCCCCTCCTGGTGGAGCCCCGGTGGCGGCTGGGCGAGCAGGGGACGGCGTGGCGCACCGGGTACCTTGTGCTCGTGGCGTTGGTTGGGGCGGCATGGTGGATCACCCGTCGATGGTCGGCGGTGGCGACGCCGTCCGTGGCGCCGGTCGTGGCGCCGGCCCCCACGCGCGCCCTGAGGGTGCGGTGGGTCCTCCTCTCGGCCGTGCCGTCGTCCCTCCTCCTGGGGGTCACGACCTTCATCAGCACGGACGTGGCGGCTGTGCCGTTGCTGTGGGTCGTCCCGCTCTCGCTCTACCTGCTGACCTTCACGCTGGTGTTTGGCGAGCGTCCCCTGCTGGGGCGCGAGTTCATGAGTGGCTTCCACCTGTTCGTGGGAATCGCGCTGCTCGTGGTCGTGGGGATGACGCCGACCAAGTTGCACGCGGCCCACGTGATCCTGCACCTGCTGGGCTTCTTCGGCGCGGCGATGGTCTGTCACCGCCAGTTGGCGGACGTGCGTCCGCATCCGGCGCACCTCACGGAGTACTACCTGTGGATGTCGCTGGGGGGCGTCATTGGTGGTGCGTTTAATGTGCTGGTGGCCCCGGTGCTGTACCAGCGCGTCATCGAGTATCCGCTGATGCTGCTGGTGGCCTTTGCGTTGCGACCGGGGTACGGTGTCTACGATCGGTCGCGACGGGCCTGGTTGCTCGACCTGGTCCTGCCCGCCCTCGTCTTTGGCGGCATGGTGGCGAGTTTCCAGCTGCGCGTCCCCGTGGAGGGGCGCTGGCCGATGATCCTGATGTGGTCGGTGTTCACGGTGGCCGGGCTGGCGGTGGCCGCGATGTTTCGGCGCCCGCTGCGGCTCGCGTTAGGCGCGGCGGCGCTGTTCCTCGCCATCGAGCAGCGCAACGCGGGCAATGTCGAACGGGTGATCACCCAGGAGCGGAGCTTCTTTGGCGTCTACAAGGTGACGCGGTGGGAACACTACCTGATGTTGACCAGCGGCACGACGACCCACGGCGCCCAGGACCTGGTCACCAGCGGCAAGCGCACGCCGCTCACCTACTACACACGGCAGGGGCCGCTCGGCGACATCTTTTCGGAGTTGACCGATAGCACGCAGGCGCGACGTGTGGGACTCGTCGGGTTGGGGACCGGGACCACGGCGTGTTATGCCCGGCCGGGCGAGCCGTGGACGTACTTCGAGATTGATCCGACCGTCGTGCAGTTGGCGACGTCCGGGCGCGTGTTTACCTACGTGAAGGAATGTGCGCCCGGGGTGCGCATCGTCCTCGGCGATGCGCGGCGCTCGTTGGCTGCCGAGCCGGATCGCGCGTACGACCTGCTGGTGTTCGATGCCTTCAGCTCGGACGCGATCCCGGTGCACCTCATGACGCGTGAAGCGGTGCAGCTGTACCGGACGAAGCTCCAGCCCTACGCGGCAATGGCGTTCCACGTGAGCAACCGGTACCTGCACCTGGAGCCCGTGCTGGCGGCGATCGCGATGGACGAGGGGCTGGTGGCCGTGGCGCGCGATGACGCGCCGGACGAGGAGGCGCGAGCGGCACTACACTACGGCTCGCGCTGGGTGGTGCTCGCCCCGGATTCGGGGACGGTGCGGTCGCTGATTAACGATCGGGGATGGCGCCCGGCCGAACCGCGCTCCGGGGTCAGCGCGTGGACCGACGACTACTCGAACATCGTGCGGTTGCTCAAGAAGGAGTGA
- a CDS encoding serine/threonine protein kinase — protein MTIESLRTLLAARYQIERELGRGGMGIVYLARDLALDRLVALKVLPADQAAASDVRERFLREARTAAQLSHPNIVPIHHAEAVNDVAYFAMGFVDGESLGERFRGRGALPVAEVVRYLREAAWALAYAHARGVIHRDVKPENLMLERSTGRLMVTDFGIARDTTRADGLTHTGNVLGTVHYMSPEQVAGAPLDGRSDLYALGVVGFLLLSGRFPFEGDVATAVLLAHATKPAPPLGSVAPDVPRSVAAVIDRCLAKDPDARPSTGEALAESLGAALAAAEQAAGAGAPGVVLSETEAAALWHRAAQLQADALRRLERKDIAPELTVAGAARGATPADGYRLEHVQAAAVEAGISQQFVSLALAEVRGARPAAGTAQGADTTATASWQERKAPRFLGTTERSLAVTRIVAAPPGKVLPALGQILQQGPFDLSLREVVGGHPLDGGVMVFTLPGDTSILGVASGLNMTWYGTRMQLEAATCQVTIREAPGAPGSTELTMYVDLRPGVRRNVNASAGIATFLASVTGIIGAAAGAAIGVATWAAALPAAAVAGLVGAGSAGLTGYASLALYRGSYRGAVARAQKEMGRALDAVGGSLQSNDLFGPRAHPEAPRKALPPDITPS, from the coding sequence GTGACGATTGAATCCCTGCGCACCCTCCTGGCCGCACGCTACCAGATTGAACGTGAGCTGGGCCGCGGCGGGATGGGCATCGTGTACCTCGCACGAGACCTCGCCCTGGATCGCCTGGTCGCCCTCAAGGTCCTCCCGGCCGACCAGGCCGCGGCGTCCGATGTGCGGGAGCGTTTCCTGCGCGAGGCACGCACGGCAGCCCAACTCTCGCACCCGAACATCGTCCCGATCCATCACGCCGAGGCGGTCAACGACGTCGCGTACTTCGCCATGGGATTCGTGGACGGTGAAAGCCTGGGCGAGCGCTTCCGTGGACGCGGCGCGCTCCCGGTCGCCGAAGTGGTTCGCTACCTGCGCGAGGCAGCCTGGGCGCTGGCCTATGCCCATGCCCGCGGCGTGATCCACCGTGACGTGAAGCCCGAGAACCTGATGCTGGAGCGCAGCACCGGACGGTTGATGGTCACCGATTTCGGCATCGCGCGCGACACCACCAGGGCCGACGGCCTGACGCACACGGGCAACGTGCTCGGGACGGTACACTACATGAGTCCCGAGCAGGTAGCCGGTGCCCCGCTCGATGGCCGGAGCGACCTCTACGCGCTCGGCGTGGTCGGCTTCCTGCTGCTCAGCGGGCGGTTTCCGTTCGAGGGCGACGTCGCCACCGCGGTCCTCCTCGCCCATGCGACCAAACCCGCCCCCCCGCTGGGCAGCGTCGCGCCCGACGTCCCCCGGTCCGTCGCGGCCGTGATTGACCGGTGCCTCGCCAAGGATCCTGACGCGCGCCCCAGCACCGGGGAAGCACTCGCTGAGTCGTTAGGCGCCGCGCTGGCCGCCGCCGAGCAGGCCGCCGGGGCGGGCGCACCCGGGGTCGTGCTGAGCGAGACCGAGGCCGCCGCGCTGTGGCACCGGGCGGCGCAGCTGCAGGCCGATGCCTTGCGCCGGCTGGAACGCAAGGACATTGCCCCCGAGCTGACGGTGGCCGGCGCCGCCCGCGGGGCCACACCCGCCGATGGCTACCGCCTGGAACATGTGCAGGCCGCGGCGGTCGAGGCCGGGATCTCTCAACAGTTTGTCTCGCTTGCCCTCGCCGAGGTTCGCGGGGCACGCCCGGCCGCAGGTACGGCGCAGGGGGCCGACACGACCGCGACCGCCAGTTGGCAGGAGCGGAAGGCTCCACGGTTTCTCGGCACCACCGAGCGAAGCCTCGCCGTTACCCGGATCGTGGCCGCCCCCCCGGGCAAGGTGTTGCCTGCCCTCGGCCAGATCCTCCAACAGGGGCCCTTCGACCTCTCGCTGCGCGAAGTGGTGGGCGGCCACCCGCTTGATGGTGGCGTCATGGTCTTCACGCTGCCCGGGGACACCTCAATCCTCGGCGTTGCCAGCGGGTTGAACATGACCTGGTACGGCACGCGGATGCAGCTGGAAGCCGCCACCTGCCAGGTCACCATCCGTGAAGCGCCGGGCGCCCCGGGCTCAACCGAGCTGACGATGTACGTCGACCTCCGCCCTGGAGTACGCCGCAACGTGAACGCGTCCGCCGGCATCGCGACGTTCCTGGCGTCGGTGACCGGGATCATCGGCGCGGCAGCCGGTGCGGCCATCGGCGTGGCGACGTGGGCAGCGGCGCTGCCCGCCGCGGCGGTGGCCGGGCTGGTCGGTGCCGGCAGCGCCGGGCTCACGGGCTACGCCAGTCTCGCCCTGTACCGCGGCTCCTATCGCGGGGCCGTCGCCCGCGCACAGAAGGAAATGGGTCGTGCCCTCGATGCGGTTGGCGGCTCCCTGCAGTCGAACGACCTGTTCGGGCCACGGGCCCACCCCGAGGCGCCGCGCAAGGCACTGCCCCCCGACATCACTCCTTCTTGA
- a CDS encoding DUF3108 domain-containing protein: protein MRRLLPTLLLAALPLYAQNGGAASVPFGVGESMVYNVKYGPLTVGTGRMEVVGIDTVRGRPAWHLRLEVRAGIPGFRVVNVLESWLDVSTLSSLRYRQETNNGGKEERRVAELFPDRAQYQETDWRVPKGGGPLQEIRKPDAEMSAQPLDQASFLFFARTLPLEAGQTYSYSRFYKPPNNPVTLSVLRRESVNVPAGRFGTVVVRPVFKSNGIFGQGGKASVWFTDDERRMMVKMETQVAFGSITLQLSEFQGGARP, encoded by the coding sequence ATGCGCCGACTGCTCCCGACCCTCCTCCTGGCCGCCCTGCCGCTATACGCCCAGAACGGCGGCGCGGCCAGCGTTCCCTTTGGCGTCGGCGAGTCGATGGTCTACAACGTCAAGTACGGACCGCTGACCGTCGGCACGGGTCGCATGGAAGTCGTGGGCATCGACACGGTGCGCGGGCGACCGGCGTGGCACCTGCGCCTCGAGGTGCGCGCCGGCATTCCCGGCTTTCGCGTCGTCAACGTCCTCGAAAGCTGGCTCGACGTCTCCACGTTGTCCTCTTTGCGCTATCGGCAGGAGACTAACAACGGAGGGAAGGAAGAGCGCCGCGTCGCTGAGCTGTTTCCCGATCGGGCACAATACCAGGAAACCGACTGGCGCGTCCCCAAAGGCGGTGGACCCCTCCAGGAAATCCGGAAGCCCGACGCCGAGATGTCCGCCCAACCCCTCGACCAGGCCTCGTTCCTCTTCTTCGCCCGCACCCTCCCCCTCGAGGCGGGCCAAACCTACTCGTACAGCCGGTTCTACAAGCCGCCCAACAACCCGGTGACACTCAGCGTCCTGCGCCGCGAGTCGGTCAACGTGCCGGCGGGTCGGTTCGGGACGGTGGTCGTCCGCCCGGTCTTCAAGTCCAACGGGATCTTCGGCCAGGGCGGCAAGGCCTCCGTCTGGTTCACGGATGACGAACGCCGCATGATGGTCAAGATGGAAACCCAAGTCGCCTTCGGGAGCATCACGCTCCAACTCAGCGAGTTCCAGGGCGGCGCCCGGCCGTAG
- a CDS encoding MmcQ/YjbR family DNA-binding protein, translating into MGQWGNRLKPHGPLSSSAPGAYPPRRTSRLPLPPSALTRLRKACLALPEAHEVEAWGAPTFRVKNKLFAMFASRNDHHGGGRDGAWIKCTPTNQQLLITTWPARFFKPPYVGPSGWVGVVLDAATDWDGLRELLRDGYLAVAPATLRRALTEPATTPRVARKHPRR; encoded by the coding sequence ATGGGCCAGTGGGGCAACCGGCTCAAGCCACACGGCCCACTTTCCTCATCCGCGCCGGGCGCCTACCCTCCACGTCGCACTTCCCGCCTCCCGTTGCCACCGTCCGCACTCACCCGCCTGCGCAAGGCCTGCCTGGCCCTTCCCGAGGCCCATGAAGTCGAGGCTTGGGGAGCACCGACCTTTCGCGTGAAGAACAAGCTGTTCGCCATGTTTGCCAGCCGGAACGATCACCACGGGGGCGGACGTGACGGGGCATGGATCAAGTGCACCCCCACCAACCAGCAACTGCTTATCACGACCTGGCCGGCGCGCTTCTTCAAGCCGCCGTACGTCGGCCCGTCCGGATGGGTGGGTGTCGTGCTCGACGCCGCAACGGATTGGGACGGCTTGCGCGAGTTGTTGCGTGATGGATACCTGGCGGTCGCCCCCGCGACGTTGCGCCGGGCCCTCACGGAACCCGCGACGACGCCGCGGGTAGCCCGAAAGCACCCGCGTCGCTGA